From Cyclopterus lumpus isolate fCycLum1 chromosome 2, fCycLum1.pri, whole genome shotgun sequence, a single genomic window includes:
- the LOC117741963 gene encoding inhibin beta B chain-like, producing MSVRLLRLALLLLLVARALPVRCTAAPATEAEAHASSRDTCASCGAAQPEDAESGRLSVDFLEAVKRHILSRLQMRERPNITHPVSRAAMVTALRKLHAGKLRADGRLEIPNLDGHPMSKEVLEESSEIISFAEKDDMVTSKSSLFFLISSEGNQNMYVTRAALWLYFKLLPTPLEVRLRRKVTVKVYYQEPGLGSKWNLVEKRLELRRSGWHTFALTDAVRLVFQKGERRQNLDVRCEGCEAGGVSPVLLDHADESHRPFLVVQARLTDSKHRIRKRGLECDGSSSLCCRQQFYIDFRLIGWSDWIIAPSGYFGNYCEGNCPAYMAGVPSSASSFHTAVVNQYRMRGMSPGSMNSCCIPTKLSTMSMLYFDDEYNIVKRDVPNMIVEECGCA from the exons ATGAGTGTCCGTCTCCTCCGACTggcactcctcctcctcctcgtggcTCGCGCGCTCCCCGTCCGCTGCACCGCCGCGCCCGCGACCGAGGCGGAGGCGCACGCGTCGTCCCGGGACACCTGCGCGTCCTGCGGCGCCGCGCAGCCGGAGGACGCGGAGTCCGGCCGGCTGAGCGTGGACTTCCTGGAGGCGGTGAAGCGGCACATCCTGAGCCGGCTGCAGATGCGCGAGAGGCCCAACATCACGCACCCGGTGTCGCGCGCGGCCATGGTGACGGCGCTGCGGAAGCTGCACGCCGGGAAGCTGCGCGCGGACGGCCGGCTGGAGATCCCCAACCTGGACGGGCACCCCATGAGCAAGGAGGTGCTGGAGGAGAGCTCCGAGATCATCAGCTTCGCGGAGAAAG ACGACATGGTGACGTCCAAGTCCAGCCTGTTCTTCCTGATCTCCAGCGAGGGGAACCAGAACATGTACGTGACGCGGGCTGCCCTCTGGCTCTACTTCAAGCTCCTGCCGACTCCGCTGGAGGTGCGCCTGCGGCGGAAGGTGACGGTGAAGGTGTACTACCAGGAGCCGGGCCTCGGCAGCAAGTGGAACCTGGTGGAGAAGCGGCTGGAGCTGAGGCGCAGCGGCTGGCACACCTTCGCGCTGACGGACGCCGTGCGGCTGGTGTTCCAGAAGGGCGAGCGGCGCCAGAATCTGGACGTGCGCTGCGAGGGCTGCGAAGCCGGGGGCGTCTCGCCCGTCCTGCTCGACCACGCCGACGAGTCCCACCGGCCGTTCCTGGTGGTGCAGGCGCGGCTGACCGACAGCAAGCACCGCATCCGCAAGCGGGGGCTGGAGTGCgatggcagcagcagcctctgCTGCCGCCAGCAGTTCTACATCGACTTCCGGCTCATCGGCTGGAGCGACTGGATCATCGCGCCCTCGGGGTACTTTGGGAACTACTGCGAGGGGAACTGCCCGGCCTACATGGCGGGCGTCCccagctccgcctcctccttccacacGGCGGTGGTGAACCAGTACCGTATGCGTGGCATGAGCCCCGGCTCCATGAACTCCTGCTGCATCCCCACCAAGCTCAGCACCATGTCCATGCTCTACTTCGACGACGAGTACAACATCGTGAAGCGCGACGTGCCCAACATGATCGTGGAGGAGTGCGGCTGTGCTTGA
- the LOC117741988 gene encoding transmembrane protein 198-B-like, translating to MTTTLEMMLSPGRLDGCEDFSGRHEVVPSVVCSMCCLFGIIYCFFGYRCFKAVMFLTGLMFGSVVIFMLCYKERVLDTQLSMEASVGIGLGVGALCGLVTMLVRSVGLFMVGLLLGLLVALATLVGMEELSDSPPRSVWVPLGVLLGLGMLFAVLTLQWQRLFTTASTAMFGAAVITVAVDYFVELFALVLYVYERIKAAPGKPVCWLTWVVLGVWPALTLLGVMVQWKVTAEGYSHTKVIISRQQRRMQVMRIRQRDDRYRNKKKKKQPHGSASNQQQAKQLQTEPAYRRKPNPIRRYDTDVLSPSYIQSFRDRQVQDQPAPSRPAGRPHTVVDIGYDRGSTTPLTAAARASLRI from the exons ATGACGACCACCCTAGAGATGATGCTGAGTCCAGGGCGCCTGGACGGCTGCGAGGACTTCAGCGGGCGCCACGAGGTGGTCCCCTCCGTGGTCTGCTCAATGTGCTGCCTCTTCGGCATCATTTACTGCTTCTTTG GCTACCGCTGCTTCAAGGCGGTGATGTTCCTGACGGGCCTGATGTTCGGCTCCGTTGTCATCTTCATGCTGTGCTACAAGGAGCGCGTCCTGGACACCCAGCTGAGCATGGAGGCCTCGGTGGGCATCGGGCTGGGCGTCGGCGCGCTGTGCGGCCTGGTCACCATGCTGGTGCGCAGCGTAGGCCTCTTCATGGTGGGCCTGCTGCTGGGCCTGCTGGTGGCCCTGGCGACCCTGGTGGGCATGGAGGAGCTCTCCGACAGTCCGCCGCGCTCCGTCTGGGTGCCCCTGGGTGTGCTTCTGGGCCTGGGCATGCTGTTCGCCGTGCTCACCCTGCAGTGGCAGCGCCTCTTCACCACGGCGTCCACCGCCATGTTCGGGGCGGCCGTCATCACGGTGGCGGTGGACTACTTCGTGGAGCTCTTCGCCCTCGTGCTCTACGTGTACGAGCGGATCAAAGCGGCGCCCGGGAAGCCTGTGTGCTGGCTGACCTGGGTGGTGCTGGGGGTGTGGCCCGCCCTCACCCTGCTGGGGGTCATGGTCCAGTGGAAGGTCACGGCTGAGGGCTACTCCCACACCAAGG TCATCATTAGCcggcagcagaggaggatgcaggtgATGAGGATCCGTCAGCGCGACGACCGCTATcgcaacaagaagaagaagaagcagccgCACGGCTCCGCCTCCAACCAGCAGCAGGCCAAGCAGCTCCAGACCGAGCCCGCCTACCGCCGCAAGCCCAACCCCATCCGCCGCTACGACACGGACGTGCTCTCGCCG AGCTACATCCAGAGCTTCAGAGACCGCCAGGTGCAGGACCAGCCCGCTCCGAGCCGGCCGGCGGGCCGACCACACACCGTGGTGGACATCGGCTACGACCGCGGCTCCACGACGCCCCTCACTGCCGCTGCGAGAGCCTCCCTACGAATCTGA